From a single Streptomyces sp. NBC_00377 genomic region:
- the ptsP gene encoding phosphoenolpyruvate--protein phosphotransferase translates to METTLRGVGVSHGVAIGEVRHMGTAVLEPPAKQIPAEEAEREQGRARQAVEAVAADLMARGNLAGGEAQGVLEAQAMMAQDPELKVDVDRRIAVGSTAERAVYDAFAAYRELLAGAGEYLAGRVADLDDVRNRIVARLLGVPMPGVPDSDEPYVLVARDLAPADTALLDPTLVLGFVTEEGGPTSHSAILARALGVPAVVALPGAGELAEGTVIAVDGSTGDIFVNPSEEKKARLEAAAAQRRAALAASTGPGATADGHKMPLLANVGGPADVPAAVEAGAEGVGLFRTEFLFLDDSKSAPSEEKQVTAYRQVLEAFPEGRVVVRVLDAGADKPLDFLTPADEPNPALGVRGLRSLLDHPDVLRTQLTALAKAAEGLPVHLEVMAPMVADRADAKAFADACREAGLRAKFGAMVEIPSAALRARSILREVEFLSLGTNDLAQYTFAADRQVGAVSRLQDPWQPALLDLVALSAEAARAEGKSCGVCGEAASDPLLACVLTGLGVTSLSMGAASIPYVRTALARYTLAQCERAGVAARAADSAEEARQAAQAVLSGE, encoded by the coding sequence ATGGAGACAACGCTTCGAGGCGTCGGCGTGAGTCACGGCGTGGCGATCGGCGAGGTACGGCACATGGGAACGGCGGTGCTCGAACCGCCCGCGAAGCAGATCCCGGCGGAGGAGGCCGAACGCGAACAGGGGCGCGCCCGCCAGGCCGTGGAGGCTGTGGCAGCCGACCTGATGGCGCGCGGAAATCTGGCGGGGGGCGAGGCCCAGGGCGTGCTCGAGGCGCAGGCCATGATGGCCCAGGACCCCGAGCTGAAGGTGGACGTGGACCGGCGTATCGCCGTCGGCAGCACGGCCGAGCGTGCCGTGTACGACGCTTTCGCCGCCTACCGCGAGCTGCTGGCGGGAGCCGGCGAGTACCTCGCCGGTCGCGTCGCCGACCTCGATGACGTGCGGAATCGTATCGTCGCCCGTCTGTTGGGCGTCCCGATGCCGGGTGTGCCGGACAGCGACGAGCCGTACGTGCTGGTGGCCCGGGACCTGGCGCCTGCCGACACCGCGCTGCTGGACCCGACGCTCGTGCTCGGTTTCGTGACCGAGGAGGGCGGGCCGACGAGTCACAGCGCCATCCTGGCCCGCGCCCTCGGCGTGCCGGCCGTCGTGGCCCTGCCCGGTGCCGGTGAGCTGGCGGAGGGGACGGTGATCGCCGTCGACGGCAGCACCGGTGACATCTTCGTCAATCCGAGCGAAGAGAAGAAGGCCCGGCTCGAGGCCGCAGCCGCCCAGCGCAGGGCGGCGCTGGCCGCCTCGACCGGGCCGGGCGCCACCGCCGACGGTCACAAGATGCCGTTGCTGGCGAACGTCGGCGGGCCTGCCGACGTGCCGGCCGCCGTGGAGGCCGGAGCCGAGGGCGTCGGACTGTTCCGTACCGAGTTCCTCTTCCTCGACGACAGCAAGAGCGCGCCGTCCGAGGAGAAGCAGGTCACGGCCTACCGGCAGGTGCTCGAGGCGTTCCCCGAAGGGCGCGTCGTCGTACGCGTACTGGATGCGGGCGCCGACAAACCGCTCGACTTCCTCACCCCAGCCGACGAGCCGAACCCGGCGCTGGGTGTGCGTGGGCTTCGCAGTCTGCTGGACCATCCCGACGTCCTGCGGACCCAGCTGACCGCGCTGGCGAAGGCCGCCGAAGGGCTGCCCGTGCATCTCGAGGTCATGGCGCCGATGGTGGCGGACCGCGCCGACGCGAAGGCGTTCGCGGACGCCTGCCGGGAGGCGGGGCTGAGGGCGAAGTTCGGCGCGATGGTGGAGATTCCGTCGGCCGCTCTGCGGGCTCGCTCGATCCTGCGTGAGGTGGAGTTCCTGTCGCTGGGCACGAACGACCTCGCCCAGTACACGTTCGCCGCCGACCGGCAGGTGGGTGCGGTGTCCCGGCTGCAGGATCCGTGGCAGCCCGCGCTGCTGGACCTCGTCGCGCTGTCCGCCGAGGCGGCAAGGGCCGAGGGGAAGAGTTGCGGTGTGTGCGGCGAGGCCGCATCCGACCCGCTGCTCGCGTGTGTGCTGACGGGACTGGGCGTCACCTCTCTTTCCATGGGTGCGGCGTCGATTCCCTACGTGCGGACGGCGCTGGCGAGGTACACGCTGGCGCAGTGTGAGCGTGCGGGGGTTGCCGCGCGGGCGGCCGACAGCGCCGAGGAGGCGCGTCAGGCGGCACAGGCCGTGTTGTCCGGCGAGTAG
- a CDS encoding NUDIX domain-containing protein has protein sequence MSESLHSISNSARDSHCSSCGAPYGEGVTGWPRTCPACATVAYRNPLPVAVALQPVYDTKGTALVVITRTIAPARGGIALPGGYIDHREDWRQAVVRELREETGIDAAGRDVRLADAMSSPDGHLLLFGLLPERPADRLPVTAPTDETEGWHLLHRPEELAFPLHTLAVRAFFEGRYI, from the coding sequence GTGTCCGAATCTCTGCACTCCATTTCGAACTCCGCGCGCGACTCCCACTGTTCGAGTTGCGGAGCGCCCTACGGGGAGGGCGTCACCGGCTGGCCCCGCACCTGTCCGGCCTGCGCCACCGTGGCCTACCGCAACCCCCTGCCGGTCGCCGTCGCGCTCCAGCCCGTGTACGACACGAAGGGCACCGCCCTGGTCGTCATCACCCGAACCATCGCCCCCGCGCGCGGGGGCATCGCACTGCCAGGCGGCTACATCGACCACCGCGAGGACTGGCGGCAGGCCGTCGTCCGCGAACTCAGGGAAGAGACCGGCATCGACGCCGCCGGCCGCGACGTGCGGCTGGCCGACGCCATGAGCTCGCCCGACGGCCACCTGCTGCTGTTCGGACTCCTGCCGGAGCGGCCCGCGGACCGTCTCCCGGTGACCGCCCCCACGGACGAGACGGAAGGATGGCATCTCCTGCACCGTCCGGAGGAGCTCGCCTTCCCCCTTCACACGCTCGCCGTGCGGGCGTTCTTCGAGGGCCGCTACATCTGA
- a CDS encoding TIM-barrel domain-containing protein gives MDGRDLVRSMKAVGSAGAAQGLRTVRAAWRRSRVDAAGLPVRGRERARVPGAVREAEPEPGGGMLRFGRSELRIRVAVNGAVFWGWDGAEPEPSYALAGRCPEPDPRAVLEPDKDGGWRVVAERVTVVVSRHGAIEVCTPGGVVLRRDLPPRWWEPEEGGPARWMQRSEVAADARFFGLGGRASGPRLRDGTYRLWNTDPERAFGRGDGPLHLTMPVQLVVADAATHLVFHDTSWDGTVTLREGAEGAGSGHDRPGACEVRMGGGPLRCWVVVGTPARVLLAWVSLTGASALPPAWALGHHHARADFGGEEEVRRFVTRWHEHGLPLDAVHLDTDHHDEHQVFTVDQDRFPKLALLAEELRRDGIRLVSAVGPAVKATRGNAVYDGGAAEDAFVRDPSGRLVEAVVRPGEAVFPDFTHGRVRQWWGGLYGERIGQGFTGFWHDLDEPTVFAAFGEATLPLSARHALEGRGGDHREAHNVYGLCMARAAYEGLRELVPDQRPFVVSRSGWAGSQRYGGTSCGHLVTGWPGLRASLSLVLGLGLCGVPLSGPDVGGFDGAATPELYLRWFQLGAYLPLFRTHASGRARRREPWEFGPEVLEHARVALVERRRLLPYWVTLAHLARRSGAPYVRPVWWGAPGNRVLRDCEDAFLLGDSLLVAPVFGPGLDRRSVQLPRGRWYDTATERAYQGPGQVFVDAPLSRIPVLARAGAVIPVRGDDGRLELEVWAPVRGRTGGGVVVRDAGDGWEEPETERYVVRWEGSRVVVEREGEDGVRAPSHPVRVRGLGER, from the coding sequence ATGGACGGTCGTGACCTGGTGCGCTCGATGAAGGCGGTCGGTTCCGCGGGTGCTGCCCAGGGGTTGCGGACCGTGCGCGCCGCCTGGCGCAGAAGCCGTGTCGACGCCGCCGGGCTGCCGGTGCGGGGTCGCGAGCGCGCACGGGTGCCGGGTGCGGTACGGGAGGCGGAGCCGGAGCCCGGCGGTGGGATGCTGCGGTTCGGTCGCTCGGAGCTGAGGATCCGCGTGGCCGTGAACGGCGCGGTGTTCTGGGGGTGGGACGGTGCCGAGCCCGAGCCGTCGTACGCGTTGGCCGGCCGCTGTCCGGAGCCGGATCCGCGGGCGGTGCTGGAGCCCGACAAGGACGGCGGGTGGCGGGTCGTCGCCGAACGGGTGACGGTCGTGGTCTCACGGCACGGGGCCATCGAGGTGTGCACGCCGGGAGGCGTGGTGTTGCGGCGTGATCTGCCGCCCCGGTGGTGGGAGCCGGAGGAGGGTGGACCTGCGCGCTGGATGCAGCGTTCGGAGGTGGCGGCGGACGCGCGTTTCTTCGGTCTCGGCGGTCGGGCGTCCGGGCCCCGGCTGCGTGACGGGACGTACCGCCTGTGGAACACGGATCCTGAGCGCGCGTTCGGCCGTGGGGACGGTCCGCTGCATCTCACGATGCCGGTCCAGCTGGTGGTGGCCGACGCGGCCACCCATCTGGTGTTCCACGACACCTCCTGGGACGGCACCGTCACGCTGCGGGAGGGCGCGGAGGGCGCCGGCTCGGGGCACGACCGGCCCGGGGCGTGCGAGGTCCGGATGGGCGGGGGGCCGTTGCGCTGCTGGGTGGTGGTGGGTACGCCCGCGCGCGTGCTGCTCGCCTGGGTGTCACTGACCGGGGCGTCGGCGCTGCCTCCGGCGTGGGCGCTCGGTCACCATCACGCGCGCGCGGACTTCGGCGGTGAGGAGGAGGTGCGCCGGTTCGTCACGCGCTGGCACGAGCACGGTCTGCCTCTCGACGCCGTCCATCTGGACACCGACCACCACGACGAGCACCAGGTGTTCACCGTCGACCAGGACCGGTTCCCGAAACTGGCGCTGCTCGCCGAGGAACTGCGTCGCGACGGCATCCGGCTGGTGTCGGCCGTCGGCCCGGCGGTCAAGGCCACGCGGGGCAACGCCGTGTACGACGGCGGGGCCGCCGAGGACGCCTTCGTGCGGGACCCTTCGGGGCGGCTCGTCGAGGCGGTGGTGCGGCCCGGTGAGGCTGTTTTCCCCGACTTCACCCACGGGCGTGTGCGCCAGTGGTGGGGAGGTCTGTACGGCGAGCGGATCGGGCAGGGGTTCACCGGTTTCTGGCACGACCTGGACGAGCCGACGGTGTTCGCCGCCTTCGGGGAGGCGACGTTGCCGCTGTCCGCGCGGCATGCCCTGGAGGGCCGCGGTGGTGATCATCGCGAGGCTCACAACGTGTACGGCCTGTGCATGGCCCGGGCGGCCTACGAGGGGCTGCGGGAGCTGGTTCCCGACCAGCGTCCGTTCGTCGTCTCGCGGTCCGGCTGGGCAGGCTCGCAGCGTTACGGAGGCACCTCGTGCGGCCATCTCGTCACGGGCTGGCCGGGCCTGCGGGCGTCGCTCTCCCTGGTGCTGGGGCTCGGGCTGTGCGGTGTGCCGTTGTCGGGTCCGGACGTGGGCGGTTTCGACGGCGCCGCGACGCCCGAGCTGTATCTGCGCTGGTTCCAGCTGGGCGCGTACCTGCCGCTGTTCCGCACGCACGCGAGCGGGCGCGCGCGGCGCCGGGAGCCGTGGGAGTTCGGTCCCGAGGTGCTGGAGCACGCGCGCGTGGCACTCGTCGAGCGTCGGCGGCTGCTGCCGTACTGGGTGACGCTGGCGCACCTGGCCCGCCGTTCGGGGGCCCCTTATGTGCGTCCGGTGTGGTGGGGGGCGCCGGGCAACCGGGTGTTGCGGGACTGTGAGGACGCCTTCCTGCTGGGCGACAGCCTCCTGGTGGCGCCCGTGTTCGGTCCGGGCCTGGACCGGCGTTCGGTGCAGTTGCCCCGGGGGCGCTGGTACGACACCGCGACGGAGCGGGCGTACCAGGGGCCGGGGCAGGTGTTCGTGGATGCTCCGCTGTCGCGCATCCCGGTGCTCGCGCGCGCGGGTGCCGTCATACCGGTGCGCGGGGACGACGGACGGCTGGAGCTGGAGGTGTGGGCTCCTGTCCGGGGTCGGACCGGGGGCGGGGTGGTCGTGCGGGACGCGGGCGACGGCTGGGAGGAGCCGGAGACCGAGCGGTACGTCGTCCGTTGGGAGGGTTCGCGGGTCGTCGTCGAGCGGGAGGGTGAGGACGGCGTGCGGGCGCCGTCCCACCCGGTGCGCGTCCGCGGGCTCGGCGAGCGGTGA
- a CDS encoding acetoacetate--CoA ligase, whose protein sequence is MTTVNPEPLWRPDPQRIARAQVTRFQTWAAEHHGAPSQGGYPALHRWSVDELETFWEALTQWFDVRFSTPYARVLGDRSMPGAQWFPGATLNYAEHALRAAATRPAEPALLHVDETHEPSPVTWSELRRQVGSLAAELRALGVRPGDRISGYLPNIPQAVVALLATAAVGGVWTSCAPDFGARSVLDRFQQVEPVVLFTVDGYRYGGKEHDRRDVVAELRAELPTLRAVVHIPLLGTEPPPGALEWSALTAADEEPVFEQVPFDHPLWVLYSSGTTGLPKAIVQSQGGILVEHLKQLGLHCDLGPEDRFFWYTSTGWMMWNFLVSGLLTGTTIVLYDGSPGHPDIGAQWRIAERTGATLYGTSAAYVMACRKAEVHPARDFDLSKVQCVATTGSPLPPDGFRWLHDEFAASGADLWIASVSGGTDVCSCFAGAVPTLPVHTGELQAPGLGTDLQSWDAGGHPVTDEVGELVVTNPMPSMPVRFWNDPDGSRYHGSYFDTYPGVWRHGDWITITSRGSVVIHGRSDSTLNRQGVRMGSADIYEVVERLPEIKESLVIGVEQPDGGYWMPLFVHLAPGAALDEALLGRIKQALRDQLSPRHVPDEVIEVPGVPHTLTGKRIEVPVKRLLQGTPLDKAVNPGSIDNLDLLHFYEELARKRA, encoded by the coding sequence ATGACGACCGTGAACCCCGAGCCGCTCTGGCGGCCAGATCCGCAGCGCATCGCCCGAGCCCAGGTCACGAGATTCCAGACCTGGGCCGCCGAGCACCACGGAGCCCCCTCGCAAGGCGGCTACCCGGCGCTGCACCGCTGGTCAGTGGACGAGCTGGAAACCTTCTGGGAAGCCCTCACACAGTGGTTCGACGTCCGGTTCTCGACCCCCTACGCGCGCGTACTGGGCGACCGCTCCATGCCCGGAGCCCAGTGGTTCCCAGGAGCGACACTCAACTACGCCGAGCACGCCCTGCGCGCGGCCGCCACCCGCCCGGCCGAACCCGCCCTGCTCCACGTCGACGAGACCCACGAACCCAGCCCGGTCACCTGGTCCGAGCTTCGCCGCCAGGTCGGGTCGCTCGCCGCCGAGCTGCGCGCCCTCGGCGTCCGCCCCGGAGACCGGATCAGCGGCTACCTGCCGAACATCCCGCAGGCAGTCGTGGCCCTCCTCGCGACCGCCGCCGTGGGCGGTGTCTGGACATCCTGCGCCCCCGACTTCGGCGCCCGCAGCGTCCTCGACCGCTTCCAGCAGGTCGAACCCGTCGTCCTCTTCACGGTCGACGGCTATCGCTACGGCGGCAAGGAACACGACCGCCGTGACGTCGTCGCCGAACTCCGCGCCGAGCTGCCCACCCTGCGCGCCGTGGTCCACATCCCCCTGCTGGGCACGGAACCGCCCCCGGGCGCCCTGGAATGGTCGGCCCTCACGGCCGCGGACGAGGAACCCGTCTTCGAGCAGGTCCCCTTCGACCACCCCCTCTGGGTGCTCTACTCCTCCGGTACCACCGGTCTGCCCAAGGCCATCGTCCAGTCTCAGGGCGGCATCCTGGTCGAACACCTCAAGCAGCTCGGCCTGCACTGCGACCTCGGCCCCGAAGACCGCTTCTTCTGGTACACCTCGACCGGCTGGATGATGTGGAACTTCCTCGTCTCCGGCCTGCTGACCGGCACCACGATCGTCCTCTACGACGGCAGCCCCGGCCATCCCGACATCGGCGCCCAGTGGCGCATCGCCGAACGCACCGGCGCCACCCTCTACGGCACCTCGGCCGCGTACGTCATGGCCTGCCGCAAAGCCGAGGTGCATCCGGCCCGCGACTTCGACCTCTCCAAGGTCCAGTGCGTCGCCACCACCGGCTCCCCGCTCCCACCCGACGGTTTCCGCTGGCTGCACGACGAGTTCGCAGCGAGCGGGGCCGACCTGTGGATCGCCTCCGTCAGCGGCGGCACGGACGTGTGCTCCTGTTTCGCCGGAGCCGTCCCGACCCTCCCGGTCCACACCGGCGAACTCCAGGCCCCCGGCCTCGGCACCGACCTCCAGTCCTGGGACGCCGGCGGTCACCCGGTGACCGACGAGGTCGGCGAGCTCGTCGTCACCAACCCCATGCCGTCGATGCCGGTCCGGTTCTGGAACGACCCCGACGGCAGCCGCTACCACGGCAGCTACTTCGACACCTACCCCGGCGTCTGGCGCCACGGCGACTGGATCACCATCACCTCGCGTGGCTCCGTCGTCATCCACGGCCGCTCCGACTCCACGCTCAACCGCCAGGGCGTGCGCATGGGCTCCGCCGACATCTACGAGGTGGTCGAACGCCTCCCCGAGATCAAGGAATCCCTGGTCATCGGTGTCGAGCAGCCCGACGGCGGCTACTGGATGCCGCTTTTCGTCCACCTCGCCCCGGGAGCCGCGCTCGACGAGGCACTCCTCGGCCGTATCAAGCAGGCCCTCCGCGACCAGCTCTCGCCGCGCCACGTCCCCGACGAGGTCATCGAGGTTCCCGGCGTCCCGCACACTCTCACCGGAAAACGCATCGAGGTCCCGGTCAAACGCCTCCTCCAGGGCACCCCACTGGACAAGGCCGTCAACCCGGGCTCCATCGACAACCTCGACCTGCTGCACTTCTACGAGGAACTCGCCCGCAAACGGGCCTGA
- a CDS encoding PTS sugar transporter subunit IIA, which yields MTTVTSPLVGRAIGLASVPDPVFSGAMVGPGTAIDPVREPSEAVAPVDGVIVSLHPHAFVVVDGDGHGVLTHLGIDTVQLNGEGFELLVNKGDTVVRGQGIVRWNPAAVEEAGKSPVCPVVALEATADSLGDLREDGDIKVGDVLFSWQ from the coding sequence ATGACCACCGTGACGTCCCCTCTAGTAGGACGCGCCATCGGACTGGCGTCCGTGCCGGACCCCGTCTTCTCCGGGGCCATGGTCGGCCCGGGCACTGCAATCGATCCGGTGCGTGAGCCTTCCGAGGCGGTCGCTCCCGTGGATGGAGTCATCGTCTCCCTCCACCCGCACGCATTCGTCGTGGTCGACGGCGACGGGCATGGGGTGCTCACTCATCTCGGCATCGACACCGTGCAGCTCAACGGCGAGGGCTTCGAGCTCCTTGTGAACAAGGGCGACACCGTCGTGCGCGGACAGGGCATCGTGCGGTGGAACCCGGCCGCGGTCGAGGAGGCCGGGAAGTCCCCGGTGTGCCCGGTCGTCGCGCTGGAGGCCACGGCCGACTCACTCGGCGATCTCCGTGAGGACGGCGACATCAAGGTCGGCGACGTTCTCTTTTCCTGGCAGTAA